In Burkholderiales bacterium, the following proteins share a genomic window:
- the clpB gene encoding ATP-dependent chaperone ClpB, whose product MRFDKFTTKFQQAFADAQSVAVGNDNPYIEPQHLLYALLNQDDGGTTSLLQRAGVNTPKLKTDLKSAIDRLPKVEGTGGEVNVSRDLANLLNVADKEAQKRGDQFIASELFLLAAVQDKGEAGRILKQAGANRAALDEAIQQVRGGESVQDQEAEGAREALKKYTLDLTERARSGKLDPVIGRDDEIRRAIQILQRRTKNNPVLIGEPGVGKTAIVEGLAQRIVNEEVPETLKGKKVLSLDMAGLLAGAKYRGEFEERLKSVLKEIAQEAGRIIVFIDEIHTMVGAGKAEGAMDAGNMLKPALARGELHCIGATTLDEYRKYIEKDAALERRFQKVLIEEPSVESTIAILRGLQEKYELHHGVDITDPAIVAAAELSHRYITDRFLPDKAIDLIDEAGARIKMEIDSKPEAMDRLERRMIQLKIEREAVKKEKDEASKKRFELIEQEIGNLEREYADLEEIWKAEKAQVHGSAHIKEEIDRIKLDITKLQREGKFDKVAELQYGKLPQLEAQLKQAESGGENKVKPRLLRTQVGAEEIAEVVSRATGIPVSKMMEGEREKLLRMEDALHRRVVGQEEAVRLVSEAIRRQRAGLGDPKRPYGSFLFLGPTGVGKTELTKALAEFLFDSEDHLIRIDMSEFMEKHSVARLIGAPPGYVGYEEGGYLTEAVRRKPYSVILLDEVEKAHHDVFNVLLQVLDDGRMTDGQGRTVDFKNTVIIMTSNLGSQMIQSMGGSEYAEIKGAVMAEVKNHFRPEFINRIDEIVVFHPLDEKNIKEIARIQLKGLEKRLAAMDMRLDVTDAALREIASVGFDPVFGARPLKRAIQSQIENGLAKAILEGAFGPKDTIKVDARGGKVVFEKEMAAAA is encoded by the coding sequence ATGCGTTTCGACAAGTTCACCACCAAGTTCCAGCAGGCGTTTGCCGATGCCCAGAGCGTCGCCGTGGGCAACGACAACCCCTACATCGAGCCCCAGCACCTGCTGTACGCCCTCCTGAATCAGGACGACGGCGGGACCACCTCGCTGCTCCAGCGTGCGGGCGTCAACACGCCCAAGCTCAAGACCGATCTCAAATCCGCGATCGACCGCCTGCCGAAAGTCGAGGGCACCGGCGGCGAGGTCAACGTGTCGCGCGACCTCGCGAACCTCCTGAACGTCGCGGACAAGGAAGCCCAGAAGCGGGGCGACCAGTTCATCGCCTCGGAGCTCTTCCTGCTCGCGGCGGTCCAGGACAAAGGCGAAGCGGGTCGCATCCTCAAGCAGGCCGGCGCGAATCGCGCCGCGCTCGACGAGGCGATTCAACAGGTGCGCGGAGGCGAAAGCGTGCAGGACCAGGAAGCCGAAGGGGCGCGCGAAGCGCTCAAGAAGTACACCCTCGACCTCACCGAGCGCGCGCGCTCGGGCAAGCTCGACCCGGTCATCGGCCGCGACGACGAGATCCGCCGCGCGATCCAGATCCTCCAGCGCCGCACCAAGAACAACCCGGTGCTGATCGGCGAGCCCGGCGTCGGCAAGACCGCGATCGTCGAAGGCCTCGCGCAGCGCATCGTCAACGAGGAAGTGCCCGAGACCCTCAAGGGCAAGAAAGTGCTCTCGCTCGACATGGCGGGGCTGCTCGCCGGCGCGAAATACCGCGGCGAGTTCGAGGAGCGCCTGAAGTCGGTCCTCAAGGAGATCGCCCAGGAAGCCGGCCGCATCATCGTCTTCATCGACGAGATCCATACCATGGTCGGCGCCGGCAAGGCCGAAGGCGCGATGGACGCCGGCAACATGCTCAAGCCCGCGCTCGCCCGCGGCGAGCTGCACTGCATCGGCGCGACCACCCTCGACGAGTATCGCAAGTACATCGAGAAGGACGCGGCGCTGGAGCGCCGCTTCCAGAAAGTGCTGATCGAGGAGCCGAGCGTCGAATCGACGATCGCGATCCTGCGCGGCCTGCAGGAGAAGTACGAGCTGCACCACGGCGTCGACATCACCGACCCGGCGATCGTCGCCGCAGCCGAGCTCTCGCATCGCTACATCACCGACCGCTTCCTGCCGGACAAGGCGATCGACCTCATCGACGAGGCGGGCGCGCGCATCAAGATGGAGATCGACTCCAAGCCCGAAGCGATGGACAGGCTCGAGCGCCGCATGATCCAGCTCAAGATCGAGCGCGAGGCGGTGAAGAAGGAGAAGGACGAGGCTTCGAAGAAGCGCTTCGAGCTCATCGAGCAGGAGATCGGGAACCTCGAGCGCGAGTACGCCGACCTCGAAGAGATCTGGAAAGCCGAGAAGGCGCAGGTCCACGGCTCCGCGCACATCAAGGAAGAGATCGACCGCATCAAGCTCGACATCACCAAGCTCCAGCGCGAAGGCAAGTTCGACAAGGTCGCCGAGCTCCAGTACGGCAAGCTTCCGCAGCTCGAAGCGCAGCTGAAGCAGGCCGAGAGCGGCGGTGAGAACAAGGTCAAGCCGCGTCTGCTGCGCACGCAGGTCGGCGCCGAAGAGATCGCGGAAGTGGTGTCGCGCGCGACCGGCATCCCGGTGTCCAAGATGATGGAAGGCGAGCGCGAGAAGCTGCTGCGGATGGAAGACGCGCTCCATCGCCGCGTGGTCGGCCAGGAAGAGGCGGTGCGCCTCGTGTCCGAAGCGATCCGCCGCCAGCGCGCGGGCCTGGGCGATCCCAAGCGGCCGTACGGCTCGTTCCTGTTCCTGGGTCCGACGGGCGTGGGCAAGACCGAGCTCACCAAGGCGCTCGCCGAGTTCCTGTTCGATTCGGAAGACCATCTCATCCGCATCGACATGAGCGAGTTCATGGAGAAGCACTCGGTCGCGCGTCTCATCGGCGCGCCGCCGGGATACGTCGGCTACGAGGAGGGCGGTTACCTCACCGAAGCGGTGCGGCGCAAGCCGTACTCGGTGATCCTGCTCGACGAGGTCGAGAAGGCGCACCACGACGTGTTCAACGTGCTCTTGCAGGTGCTCGACGACGGCCGCATGACCGACGGGCAGGGGCGCACGGTGGACTTCAAGAACACCGTGATCATCATGACCTCGAACCTCGGCTCGCAGATGATCCAGTCGATGGGCGGCAGCGAGTATGCGGAGATCAAGGGTGCGGTGATGGCCGAAGTGAAGAACCATTTCCGGCCGGAGTTCATCAACCGCATCGACGAGATCGTGGTGTTCCACCCGCTCGACGAGAAGAACATCAAGGAGATCGCGCGCATCCAGTTGAAGGGCCTGGAGAAGCGTCTCGCCGCGATGGACATGCGCCTCGACGTGACCGATGCCGCGCTGCGCGAGATCGCCTCGGTCGGCTTCGACCCGGTGTTCGGCGCGCGGCCGCTGAAGCGCGCGATCCAGTCGCAGATCGAGAACGGGCTCGCGAAAGCGATCCTCGAAGGCGCGTTCGGTCCGAAAGACACGATCAAGGTCGACGCGCGGGGCGGGAAGGTGGTGTTCGAGAAGGAGATGGCAGCAGCAGCCTGA
- a CDS encoding lipocalin-like domain-containing protein produces the protein MARRRALALLSIAVAAPASFARAASSRDTRYAPVVPGYRIRFPDDEGSHPQFRTEWWYVTGWLERPGGAAMGFQVTFFRVRPEIDESNPSAFAAKQIVIAHAALSDAARGRLVHDQRVARAAFGLAGAETGRTRVWLDDWSLVQDGGDYRTHASARDFTLDLVFTPTQPPLLQGDAGFSRKGARPESASYYYSLPHLEAVGEIRQGASRIAAAGSAWLDHEWSSSYMDEQASGWDWMGINLDGGGALMAFRMRDKTGGKLWAGATLRTADGKRTTYRPAEVEFTPLRTWRSPRTGASYAIAWRVRVGSLELTLEPLMDDQESDSRASTGAVYWEGAVTAMREGKSMGRGYLELTGYYRPMKV, from the coding sequence GTGGCACGCCGCCGGGCGCTGGCGTTGCTGTCGATTGCAGTCGCCGCACCGGCATCGTTCGCGCGAGCAGCGAGCTCGCGTGACACGCGGTACGCGCCCGTAGTGCCGGGTTATCGAATCCGCTTTCCCGACGACGAAGGCAGCCACCCGCAATTCCGGACCGAGTGGTGGTACGTGACGGGATGGCTGGAACGGCCGGGCGGCGCCGCGATGGGTTTCCAGGTGACGTTTTTCCGCGTGCGCCCCGAGATCGACGAGAGCAACCCGAGCGCGTTCGCCGCGAAGCAGATCGTGATCGCGCATGCCGCGCTGAGCGACGCCGCGCGCGGGCGGCTCGTGCACGATCAGCGCGTCGCGCGCGCGGCGTTCGGTCTCGCCGGGGCGGAAACGGGACGCACGCGCGTATGGCTCGACGACTGGTCGCTCGTGCAGGACGGCGGCGACTACCGCACGCACGCTTCCGCCCGCGATTTCACGCTCGACCTCGTGTTCACGCCGACTCAGCCGCCGCTGCTGCAGGGCGACGCCGGCTTCAGCAGGAAAGGAGCGCGCCCCGAATCGGCGAGCTATTACTACAGCCTGCCGCACCTCGAGGCCGTCGGTGAGATTCGTCAGGGCGCGTCGCGCATCGCGGCCGCCGGCAGCGCGTGGCTCGACCACGAATGGTCGTCGAGCTACATGGACGAGCAGGCGAGCGGCTGGGACTGGATGGGCATCAATCTCGACGGCGGCGGCGCGCTGATGGCGTTTCGGATGCGCGACAAGACGGGCGGGAAATTGTGGGCCGGCGCGACGCTGCGCACCGCCGACGGCAAGCGCACGACGTACCGACCGGCCGAGGTCGAATTCACGCCGCTGCGCACGTGGCGCTCGCCGCGCACCGGCGCGAGCTACGCGATCGCCTGGCGCGTGCGCGTCGGCTCGCTCGAGCTGACGCTCGAGCCGCTGATGGACGATCAGGAAAGCGACAGCCGCGCGTCCACCGGCGCGGTGTACTGGGAAGGCGCGGTGACGGCGATGCGCGAGGGGAAATCGATGGGGCGCGGGTATCTGGAGCTGACGGGGTATTACCGGCCGATGAAGGTATGA
- a CDS encoding tripartite tricarboxylate transporter substrate binding protein yields MRSTAVSLACAALAVLSGAAQAQQSYPARPVRLIIPFSPGGAADVPGRLLADRLTKVLGQQIVIDNRPGAGSTIGAEAAAKAAPDGYTLFMISNTHFVSAALYGRKLNYDSLNDYTPVTQITAAPNVLVVHPSLPAKSVKDLVGLAKSRPGQINYASSGNGSTQHLTGALFCRMAGINMTHIPYRGSGPVTADLIGGQVQVAFPGIAGMLPHIKSGKLRALGVTSTKRSPELPDVPTIAEAGVKGYEMVAWFGIAGPKALPREIQMHLHGDLMKVLKTQDMQAAMRNAGQEVAYQEKPEQFYQFMKVEAAKWAKVVQESGAKVE; encoded by the coding sequence GTGAGATCCACCGCTGTCAGCCTCGCCTGCGCCGCGTTGGCTGTGCTGTCCGGCGCGGCCCAGGCGCAGCAGAGCTATCCCGCGCGCCCCGTGCGCCTCATCATCCCGTTTTCGCCGGGCGGGGCGGCCGACGTGCCCGGCCGCCTGCTCGCCGATCGCCTGACCAAAGTGCTCGGGCAGCAGATCGTCATCGACAACCGCCCGGGCGCGGGCTCGACCATCGGCGCCGAAGCGGCGGCCAAGGCAGCGCCCGACGGCTATACGCTGTTCATGATCAGCAACACGCATTTCGTAAGCGCGGCGCTGTATGGCAGGAAGCTCAACTACGATTCGCTGAACGATTACACGCCGGTGACGCAGATCACCGCCGCGCCGAACGTGCTCGTCGTCCATCCGTCGCTGCCGGCAAAGAGCGTGAAGGACCTCGTCGGGCTCGCCAAGTCGCGGCCCGGCCAGATCAACTACGCCTCGTCGGGCAACGGCAGCACGCAGCACCTCACCGGTGCCCTGTTCTGCCGCATGGCCGGCATCAACATGACGCACATTCCGTATCGGGGCAGCGGACCCGTGACCGCCGATCTCATCGGCGGGCAGGTGCAGGTGGCATTCCCCGGCATTGCCGGCATGCTGCCGCACATCAAGTCGGGCAAGCTGCGGGCTCTCGGCGTGACGAGCACCAAGCGCTCGCCCGAGCTTCCCGACGTGCCGACGATCGCCGAGGCGGGCGTCAAGGGTTACGAGATGGTCGCGTGGTTCGGCATCGCGGGTCCCAAGGCGCTGCCGCGCGAGATCCAGATGCATCTGCACGGCGACCTCATGAAAGTGCTGAAAACGCAGGACATGCAGGCCGCGATGCGCAACGCCGGACAGGAAGTCGCGTACCAGGAGAAGCCCGAGCAGTTCTACCAGTTCATGAAGGTGGAAGCTGCTAAATGGGCTAAAGTCGTTCAAGAAAGTGGTGCCAAAGTCGAGTGA
- a CDS encoding ABC transporter ATP-binding protein, which produces MLTLHDVTKSYGGARVRAVLREVSLTVADGELVAIMGESGAGKSTLLNLIAGLDLPDAGRIILDGIDLSALDDDARTLLRRRRMGFVFQAFHLLPHLTVFQNVRLPLDLAETPRDEANARVSAMLEAVGIAHLAHDFPRTISGGEAQRVAIARALVHEPQLVLADEPTGNLDSEAAAQVLALLRTEAKRRAGGGILVTHSKAAASYADRVYVLSRDGLAVQ; this is translated from the coding sequence GTGCTCACACTTCACGACGTCACGAAATCCTACGGCGGCGCCCGCGTACGCGCGGTGCTGCGCGAGGTGTCGCTGACGGTCGCCGACGGCGAGCTCGTCGCGATCATGGGCGAGTCGGGCGCGGGCAAGTCGACGCTGCTCAATCTCATCGCCGGCCTCGACCTCCCGGACGCGGGTCGCATCATCCTCGACGGCATCGACCTGTCGGCGCTCGACGACGATGCGCGCACCCTCTTGCGCCGTCGGCGCATGGGCTTCGTGTTCCAGGCGTTCCACCTGCTCCCGCACCTCACGGTGTTCCAGAACGTGCGCCTGCCGCTCGATCTCGCCGAGACGCCCCGCGATGAAGCCAACGCGCGCGTGAGCGCGATGCTCGAAGCGGTCGGCATCGCTCACCTCGCGCACGACTTCCCGCGCACGATCTCGGGCGGCGAGGCGCAGCGCGTGGCGATCGCGCGCGCGCTCGTGCACGAGCCGCAGCTGGTGCTCGCCGACGAACCGACCGGCAATCTCGACAGCGAAGCCGCGGCGCAGGTGCTCGCGCTCCTGCGCACCGAAGCGAAGCGGCGCGCGGGCGGCGGCATCCTCGTGACGCACTCGAAGGCCGCGGCGAGCTACGCCGATCGCGTATACGTGCTGTCCCGGGACGGGCTCGCAGTGCAGTGA
- a CDS encoding FtsX-like permease family protein, which yields MIAPWRPAVLTSLWRASAGGAWREHPGRLVLALLGIALGVALGVAVHLINASATNEFELAVRSLAGEADLVVRGPRSGFPESLYPRLARAPGVAAASPALEVDAQIAGRRDTIKVLGLDSFRALQVQPHLLLESRDALTDLLKPRQALLSAAAAEDLGVGKGGELRVHAGSRVETLHVAGVLAPGATRQRMAIVDIAEAQRVFGRIGDLSRIDLKLAAGTQAEAFARTLESVLPAGTVVATPEAEAARNVSLSRAYRTNLDMLALVALFTGAFLVFSTQFLALLRRRSQLALLRVIGVTRGQLVRLLLVDASLTGLIGSLLGVALGVALAHFAVARLGGDLGAGYFSAVDAQLHVDPAALATFFVLGVVFSLIGAALPALEAARRQPATALKAGDEEEALRGVQRAAPGLAIIAIGLALSQAPPLGDLPWTGYAAIALLLVGAILVMPRFAHFALARLPNVRRASAALAAAQLQATPRQVAVALAGILASFSLMVSMIIMIGSFRESLATWLDRMLPADLYLRAGRLGDTGFFSEEEQARIARVAGIERAVFLRSQSVFVARDRPPLTLIARPLAPGQSAPPLPFEGPRVEPAAGAPTPVWLSEVAADVLRVSARDIVTLPIGGVPRHFTVAGIWRDYARQNGAVVIDRAVYVAITRDRRANEAWLYLAGGVAPDEAAARLRAGLVSHEGLEIATPRELKSISLAIFDRTFAVTYALEVAAVLIGLFGVSASFSAQALARRREFGVLRHIGMTRRQIGSMLAFEGLAVGSVGVVAGLALGWLVSLVLVHVINRQSFHWSMDMHIPWGELGVLALSLVVAATLTAVVSGRRAMSDEVTRAVREDW from the coding sequence GTGATCGCGCCTTGGCGCCCCGCGGTACTGACGAGCCTCTGGCGGGCGAGCGCCGGCGGCGCGTGGCGGGAGCATCCGGGCAGGCTGGTCCTGGCCCTTCTCGGCATCGCGCTCGGCGTGGCGCTCGGCGTCGCGGTGCACCTCATCAACGCCAGCGCCACCAACGAGTTCGAGCTCGCGGTGCGCTCGCTCGCGGGCGAAGCCGACCTCGTGGTGCGCGGGCCGCGCTCCGGCTTCCCGGAATCGTTGTATCCGCGCCTCGCCCGGGCGCCCGGCGTCGCGGCCGCGAGCCCCGCGCTCGAGGTCGACGCGCAGATCGCGGGCCGCCGCGACACGATCAAGGTGCTCGGGCTCGATTCGTTCCGCGCGCTGCAGGTGCAGCCGCACCTCCTGCTCGAAAGCCGCGACGCGCTGACCGACCTGCTCAAGCCGCGGCAGGCGCTGCTGTCCGCCGCGGCGGCGGAAGATCTCGGCGTCGGCAAGGGCGGAGAGCTCCGAGTGCACGCCGGCTCGCGCGTCGAAACCCTGCACGTCGCGGGCGTGCTCGCGCCGGGCGCCACGCGCCAGCGCATGGCGATCGTGGACATCGCGGAAGCGCAGCGCGTCTTCGGCCGTATCGGCGACCTGTCGCGCATCGATCTGAAGCTCGCGGCGGGAACGCAGGCCGAAGCGTTCGCGCGCACGCTCGAGAGCGTGCTGCCCGCCGGCACGGTCGTCGCCACGCCCGAGGCGGAGGCGGCACGCAACGTGAGCCTCTCGCGCGCGTATCGCACCAACCTCGACATGCTCGCGCTGGTCGCGCTCTTCACCGGCGCATTCCTCGTGTTCTCCACGCAGTTCCTCGCGCTGCTGCGGCGCCGCTCGCAGCTCGCGCTGCTGCGGGTGATCGGCGTCACGCGCGGACAGCTCGTCAGGCTGCTGCTCGTCGACGCGAGTCTCACCGGACTGATCGGATCGCTCCTCGGCGTCGCGCTCGGCGTTGCGCTCGCACACTTCGCCGTCGCGCGTCTGGGCGGCGATCTCGGCGCGGGTTATTTCAGCGCGGTCGACGCGCAGTTGCACGTCGATCCGGCGGCGCTTGCGACGTTCTTCGTGCTCGGCGTCGTGTTCTCGCTGATCGGGGCGGCGCTGCCCGCGCTCGAAGCCGCGCGGCGCCAGCCCGCGACCGCGCTGAAAGCGGGTGACGAAGAAGAGGCGCTGCGCGGCGTACAGCGCGCGGCGCCGGGCCTCGCGATCATCGCGATCGGTCTCGCGCTGTCGCAGGCGCCGCCCCTCGGCGATCTGCCGTGGACCGGCTACGCCGCGATCGCGCTGCTGCTGGTCGGCGCGATACTCGTCATGCCGCGCTTCGCGCACTTCGCGCTGGCACGGCTGCCGAACGTGCGGCGCGCGTCCGCCGCGCTGGCCGCGGCGCAGTTGCAGGCGACGCCGCGGCAGGTGGCGGTCGCGCTCGCGGGTATCCTCGCGAGCTTCAGCCTGATGGTGTCGATGATCATCATGATCGGCTCGTTTCGCGAATCGCTCGCGACGTGGCTCGACCGCATGCTGCCCGCGGACCTCTACCTACGAGCGGGAAGGCTCGGCGACACCGGCTTCTTCAGCGAAGAAGAACAGGCGCGGATCGCGCGCGTGGCGGGTATCGAGCGCGCGGTGTTCCTGCGCAGCCAGAGCGTGTTCGTGGCCAGGGATCGGCCGCCGCTCACCCTGATCGCGCGTCCGCTGGCGCCGGGACAATCGGCGCCGCCGCTGCCGTTCGAAGGCCCGCGGGTCGAGCCCGCGGCGGGCGCGCCCACGCCGGTCTGGCTGTCCGAGGTCGCTGCCGACGTGCTGCGCGTGAGCGCTCGCGACATCGTGACGCTGCCGATCGGCGGCGTGCCGCGGCACTTCACCGTCGCCGGCATCTGGCGCGATTACGCGCGGCAGAACGGTGCGGTCGTCATCGATCGCGCGGTCTACGTCGCGATCACCCGCGACCGCAGGGCGAACGAAGCATGGCTGTACCTCGCGGGCGGTGTCGCACCGGACGAGGCCGCGGCACGCCTGCGGGCCGGGCTGGTCTCGCACGAAGGCCTGGAGATCGCGACGCCCCGCGAGCTCAAGTCGATCTCGCTCGCGATCTTCGATCGCACGTTCGCCGTGACGTACGCGCTCGAAGTCGCCGCGGTGTTGATCGGCCTCTTCGGCGTGAGCGCGAGCTTCAGCGCCCAGGCGCTCGCGCGGCGCCGCGAGTTCGGCGTGCTGAGGCACATCGGCATGACGCGCCGCCAGATCGGCTCGATGCTCGCGTTCGAAGGCCTGGCCGTGGGCAGTGTCGGCGTCGTCGCGGGTCTGGCGCTCGGCTGGCTCGTGAGCCTCGTCCTCGTGCACGTCATCAACCGCCAGTCGTTCCACTGGAGCATGGACATGCACATTCCCTGGGGCGAGCTCGGGGTGCTGGCGCTCTCGCTCGTCGTCGCCGCTACGCTGACCGCCGTCGTCTCGGGGCGTCGGGCGATGAGCGACGAGGTGACGAGGGCGGTGAGGGAGGATTGGTGA
- a CDS encoding FMN-binding glutamate synthase family protein: MNVLTYGIGTILGFVLLVGLAILIIHDVTQKKHTVLRNFPVVGRLRFFFENLGEYFRQYFFAGDRDEMPFNRATRAWVYRNAKNEGGFIGFGSTNDLREPGSIIFVNHPFPVLEEDRLPTPSIMIGDGYCREPFEAKSIVNISGMSFGAISEPAVRALSRGAAEVGCYMDTGEGGLAPYHSEGGCDIIMQIGTAKYGIRNLDGTFSAERAKELAKHVKAFEIKLSQGAKPGKGGILPAAKVTEEIARIRGIPAGCDSISPNRHIDIANIHDLLDQVAFIRDLTGKPVGVKTALGGWEFMNDLCEAVLSRGLEYAPDFIAIDGGEGGSGAAPQTLMDHMALPITEALPRAVDALLQAQLKSRIRVIAAGKLVTSARAAWALCVGADFVNTARGFMFALGCIQALRCHSNTCPTGVTTHNKRLQRGLVVEEKYLRVANYCRNMNHEIDMIAHSCGCRHARELKREHVRIVQSANHSIALNMLSPYPVVGVRPTPRPIDTMGPVAPVPAPETREAEVPR; encoded by the coding sequence ATGAATGTCCTGACTTACGGGATCGGAACCATCCTCGGTTTCGTGCTGCTCGTGGGCCTCGCGATCCTGATCATCCACGACGTCACCCAGAAGAAGCACACGGTGCTTCGCAACTTCCCCGTCGTCGGCCGGCTGCGCTTCTTCTTCGAGAACCTCGGCGAGTACTTCCGCCAGTATTTCTTCGCCGGCGACCGCGACGAGATGCCGTTCAACCGCGCCACGCGCGCATGGGTGTATCGCAACGCGAAGAACGAGGGCGGCTTCATCGGCTTCGGCTCGACCAACGACCTGCGCGAGCCGGGATCGATCATCTTCGTCAACCATCCCTTCCCGGTGCTGGAGGAAGACCGGCTGCCCACGCCGTCGATCATGATCGGCGACGGGTACTGCCGCGAGCCTTTCGAGGCCAAGTCGATCGTCAACATCAGCGGCATGAGCTTCGGCGCGATCTCCGAGCCCGCGGTGCGCGCGCTTTCGCGCGGCGCGGCGGAAGTGGGGTGCTATATGGATACGGGCGAAGGCGGGCTCGCGCCGTATCACAGCGAAGGCGGCTGCGACATCATCATGCAGATCGGCACCGCCAAGTACGGCATACGCAATCTCGACGGCACGTTCTCGGCCGAGCGCGCGAAAGAGCTCGCGAAGCACGTGAAGGCGTTCGAGATCAAGCTCTCGCAGGGCGCCAAGCCCGGCAAGGGCGGGATCCTGCCGGCGGCGAAGGTGACCGAGGAGATCGCACGCATTCGCGGCATCCCCGCGGGGTGCGATTCGATCAGCCCCAACCGGCACATCGACATCGCCAACATCCACGATCTTCTCGATCAGGTTGCGTTCATCCGCGACCTCACCGGCAAGCCGGTCGGGGTGAAGACGGCGCTCGGCGGCTGGGAGTTCATGAACGACCTGTGCGAAGCGGTGCTGAGCCGCGGGCTCGAATATGCGCCGGACTTCATCGCGATCGACGGCGGCGAGGGCGGCAGCGGCGCCGCGCCGCAGACGCTCATGGATCACATGGCCTTGCCTATTACGGAAGCGCTGCCGAGGGCGGTCGACGCGCTGCTCCAGGCCCAGCTCAAGTCGCGCATCCGCGTCATCGCCGCGGGCAAGCTGGTCACGTCGGCGCGTGCGGCGTGGGCGCTCTGCGTCGGCGCCGACTTCGTGAACACCGCCCGCGGTTTCATGTTCGCGCTCGGCTGCATCCAGGCGCTGCGCTGCCACAGCAACACCTGTCCGACCGGCGTGACGACGCACAACAAGCGCCTGCAGCGCGGGCTGGTGGTCGAGGAGAAATACCTGCGGGTCGCGAACTACTGCCGGAACATGAACCACGAGATCGACATGATCGCCCACTCGTGCGGCTGCCGGCACGCGCGGGAGCTCAAGCGCGAGCACGTGCGCATCGTGCAGTCGGCGAACCACAGCATCGCCCTCAACATGCTGTCGCCGTATCCGGTGGTCGGGGTCAGGCCCACCCCGCGGCCGATCGACACCATGGGGCCGGTCGCCCCGGTGCCGGCCCCCGAGACGCGCGAGGCCGAGGTGCCGAGGTAG
- a CDS encoding NAD-dependent succinate-semialdehyde dehydrogenase, with protein MYEKLAMYIDGKFVEAEGRKTEPVVNPASGEVLGHLPHATREDLDAALAAAQRAFESWKKSSPLDRSAILRKVGQLARERAQEIGRNITLDQGKPLAESVGEVMVCAEHAEWAAEEGRRIYGRVIAPRRPEVHQFVLREPIGVCAAFTPWNFPFNQAIRKMVSALGAGCTLVLKGPESSPSAVVALARLFHDAGLPPGCLNIVWGVPAEVSDYLIKSPIVRKVSFTGSIPVGKQLAALAGAHMKRGTWELGGHSPVIVFDDANVEQAAITLAKLKVRNAGQVCVSPSRFYVQKGIYDKFAATFIETIKSINVGNGLEKTTQMGPLAHSRRVDVMQAFVEDAVTCGGEIVTGGARLKGSGFFFPPTVITGLPDTAKLMTEEPFGPIAPLAPFTDPEDAIRRANSLPYGLSSYVFTESLKTAHYAANAIESGMVNINHFGSALSETPFGGVKESGIGSEGGTETFDGYLVTKFVTQV; from the coding sequence GTGTACGAAAAGCTCGCGATGTACATCGACGGCAAGTTCGTCGAGGCCGAAGGACGCAAGACCGAGCCGGTCGTGAACCCGGCGAGCGGCGAAGTGCTCGGGCACTTGCCGCATGCCACGCGCGAAGACCTCGACGCCGCGCTGGCGGCGGCGCAGCGCGCGTTCGAGAGCTGGAAGAAATCTTCGCCGCTCGATCGTTCCGCGATCCTGCGCAAGGTGGGACAGCTCGCGCGCGAGCGCGCGCAGGAGATCGGCCGCAACATCACGCTCGATCAGGGCAAGCCGCTCGCCGAATCGGTCGGCGAGGTGATGGTGTGCGCCGAGCACGCCGAGTGGGCCGCCGAAGAGGGCCGCCGCATCTACGGCCGCGTGATCGCCCCACGTCGTCCGGAAGTGCATCAGTTCGTGCTGCGCGAGCCGATCGGCGTGTGCGCCGCCTTCACGCCGTGGAACTTCCCGTTCAACCAGGCGATCCGCAAGATGGTCTCGGCGCTCGGCGCCGGCTGCACGCTGGTGCTGAAAGGCCCGGAGAGCAGCCCGAGCGCGGTCGTCGCGCTGGCGCGGCTCTTCCACGACGCGGGGCTTCCGCCGGGGTGTCTCAACATCGTGTGGGGCGTTCCCGCCGAGGTCTCGGACTACCTCATCAAGTCACCGATCGTGCGCAAGGTGTCGTTCACCGGCTCGATCCCCGTCGGCAAGCAGCTGGCGGCGCTCGCGGGCGCGCACATGAAGCGCGGCACGTGGGAGCTCGGCGGCCATTCGCCGGTGATCGTGTTCGACGACGCCAACGTCGAGCAGGCGGCGATCACGCTGGCCAAGCTCAAGGTGCGCAACGCCGGGCAGGTGTGCGTGTCGCCGTCGCGCTTCTACGTGCAGAAAGGCATCTACGACAAGTTCGCGGCGACGTTCATCGAGACCATCAAGTCGATCAACGTCGGCAACGGGCTGGAGAAGACGACGCAGATGGGACCGCTCGCGCATTCGCGGCGCGTCGACGTGATGCAGGCGTTCGTCGAGGACGCGGTCACGTGCGGCGGCGAGATCGTCACCGGCGGCGCGCGGCTCAAAGGCTCGGGTTTCTTCTTCCCGCCGACGGTGATCACCGGGCTGCCCGATACCGCGAAGCTCATGACCGAAGAGCCTTTCGGTCCGATCGCGCCGCTCGCGCCGTTCACCGATCCGGAAGACGCGATCCGCCGCGCGAACAGCCTGCCGTACGGGCTCTCGTCGTACGTCTTCACCGAATCGCTCAAGACCGCCCACTACGCGGCGAACGCGATCGAATCCGGCATGGTCAACATCAACCATTTCGGCAGCGCGCTGTCCGAGACGCCGTTCGGCGGGGTCAAGGAAAGCGGGATCGGCAGCGAGGGCGGCACGGAGACGTTCGACGGCTACCTCGTGACCAAGTTCGTCACCCAGGTTTGA